The DNA window ttttatttaaagctcTACAGAAGCACTTCCATCTCTGGGGATTGATAGTACACTGTCTTCTGCAAATGCTGATTCTCAGAGGCACAAAATGGCTATTAAGCTCTGATGCACTGGAGAGGTAGGCAGATCATTTCACAGCCCAAGCACCCCGATCTCAGTGTGGACTACCCACTTGCAGAGATACCGACATCCCATCTGTTTTTGTGGAGGTAGGCTTCCTTTGGTCCTGGAAGTCAGGGTGGAGGACGAAGCATCTTTAGCTCAGCTCTGGGAACATATAAAATTGCGGTACCTACAGATTACCCTTTGAATAAAGAGCTTGGTCCCCTCAGTTTATGACTGTGTCACAGGAGCCAAGGTATATATtccacctgggctgggcagaAAGCACCTGTCTGCAATCACAAAGGTTCTtttcaaaagggaaaatgtattgCCTTCCTGGATCGGGCTGGATGGTCCTGACTGTGTTTTGGCTAAGATGGCACCACCTTGAGATCTGCTTGACCTGATTTCCAAGAGCATGTGTGCTGTGATTTCTGGTTTGTTTCCTGTCCTCCTCAATTTGCAGAGAAAAATCTTCCCTACAACAAGGCTTGGAGACAATAAACAAGAACAGTAATTTGAAATGCTGATCTTCACCCTTGGGGGAGGCACAATGctgagaggaggaagagctcCTTGCAGGAGTCATTTGTTCAGCAGGGGGAATTCTTGAGTGCAATCACATCGTCCAGCAGGCGTAAATAAGAGCAATCAGCAATGCCATGGCCACAGCAAGGGCAGCATTCTTGCGATTTTTCTTATGAAGCACACTCAGTTCTTTCTctaggaaacaaacaaaagactGTGAAGGTTCTTCATGCTGCAGCTACACCTTTCAAAACTCTCATACAAGCACAAAGCTACCTTGGCCACAGGCAAAAATTTTGGGAGCAGTACACAAAGCTGCCAATAGGATGTGCTGAATGGGAAGTAACTGGCCAAACTAGCAGGAACCTTTTCATTTGCTGTCATCCTGACACTTGTGGTAGCTGTGCTTGGGAATACTTCACTGCCAGACCAGTTCCTGTTAGCAAATGACACTGCCATAGGCCTCTACTAAGGATGGACTGTGTCATTAGAATAACTGCTTGTTCCCTAAGAGAACGAAGGAGACAGGAGGGCAGAGAGCTATTTCTACTGTCTTCTAAATGTAACAGCCCTGGTAGCTCTTTCTAGTGCTAAAACTTAAATACAACTGTGGCCACCTTTGAATATTGCAGAATCTGTGTTTCCTTACAGCTCAGAAGGATCAGTGTGGAAACGGTCTGAGCCTGGACACTTACTCTGTTGGAGTCTGAAGCTCTTTGCAGATAGATAAACCAGGGTGAAGGAAAGCAACCTAAGAACCACAGATGCAGGGAAAGGAAGACAACTGGCTACTTCAAGTATGGAGTCTTGCTGATCTCCATTTCTGTTTGGTTCCCTTTACCAAAGATGAGAACCCCACTCCTGCTACTTCTGTTCCACAAAACTTTGCTGACTGGTACAGGCAAATAGTGAGGCCTccagccttggacactgcaTGGCCAAACAGCACTGTTTGGCAGGCAAAGTTGGGTGTGGACTGTCTCCAGAGACAGACTGCTTTTGTTGCTGAGTTCATCTGCAGCGACTTCACAGGTTACTGCCTCTACAGTTTGAACaagcagcctccagcagttcCCCAAGTGGTGTTGGTAATCAAAACACTTTTAGCTGTTCTTTCTGCACCATTCTTCACCTAATACAAGCATTCGAATGCACAGAGCAATCTGCTTGAATCTGCAAGGCCACAGAAGAGGTGACAGGGTCACATAATCTGatgcacagcactgccagcttaAACTGATGCTGACAATACCATTGTCAGCAGTTGCAGTCCATGGCCTCAAGTGCATCAGCTGGAATAAGGAAAGATTTAATCAGAGGCCATAGCAGTGATATCACCGTTAGGTGaggctgttgctgctgtctgagCTGCTGTCACTCCTCTGCTGATGCCAGCAGGGATGGCTGACTGCTGGCTGGTAAAAGGGTGGCAGCAATTTTCAGTCTTCTGCTGTGTCTAGTGGTAGGCCCTTAgagaaagctttcagtctgttTAAAGTAACTTCTGGAAACAGTAATCTAACATTTGCTGGCCATACCCCAGCTTTCAACACTCTAGACCTAAAAGAATACTTGTGCCTCTTTCCCTTCCATGAGCTCTGCTGCTTGCACAGCTGCAGAGTACTGCCAAGCAGGTAACACACTGATCAATACCAGGAGCCTGAAGATGTGCAAAGCAGCACCTCTAGTGGAATGGAAGAGCTGTCAGGTGTGGTATCTCTGAGAGATTTTCATTCTCACTGTCTACAGCAGGACTTGCACCAAGGAAAGACCCTGGCTCTAGAAGGGCAAGTAGTACATCAGTGTAATTTGCTATGCTCTTGGGCTGAGTCGCCTCATAAATTGATACAGTAAGAACCTGCCCCAAGGAAGGTATACTTTGCTTCACCTCTGATAGCACTTGCCTTCTTGCCGCttctaggaaaacaaaaaaatgattGGGGGAGGGATGTTAAAAGCTGCTCAAGCCAATCTGTTAGCTATGATTGTCTGAAGACTGGTAATTTGGGGTACATGGAGGGGACATTTTCTCCCCTTTGTTAGCTGATCCTTATGTTTTTCCCTATGGAAGTACAGCTCAAGCAGGAGGATGCAGATTCCTATTATAATATGCTGACTACATTTCCATTAGTCTGTCTCACTTTGGATGAAGCTaaattcaaaggcagaagtcaGAGGTGGCAGGAGCTTTAAGACAAAGCCAAGCTGCAGCACTGATCCCATCCTGCCCAGAGGGACCATTTTTAATGAAGCTCTTACCATAGTCGTCAGCTTTGGTCATTAGTAAGTTTCGCTCTCTCTCCAGTGACTTTCTGTAATGAGAAGAGGAGTTCATTACCTGCGAGGCACAACACAGCCTATTTCTTTGCTTACATGATGGAAGAGAGACTGTCCCCACTGCTGGGGATATCTGCTAAGAGGATAAGCCCCTCCTTCCTGTTGGAAGTGCGACAGTTTCAAAACACCCAGTTGTGCAAGGGAAGAGATGCAGCATTTTaggttattttttccttcccccaaaTGACTTCTTATCTCTCCTTGCAGGAAAGCAGTGTAGGCAAACACCTAGAAAGGGCTCTTGGGTCAGTCCCCTACTCTAGTTCTCCCTAGGTGAGGCAGGAAGTTCTGACACTGCTatgggatggggaagggtccTTACATGCTCTTTGGAGCATCCTGCCCCTCCACCACATCAGGCTTAGTGCTAGAACAGTAATTCTTCTCACCCTTTGAAGCTGGGATCCCTTTGTCAGAGGTATCCAATTTACAGAAATTGGTGAACTCAAGAAAACAAGCTGAATCCAAGTCCAGTACTAACAACTTAAACTACCTGTCATTAGACTGAAGATCTATAACAGTAATAGTTATAGATCATAATATATAGTAAAGACTAATACCAGTAAAGACTAAGTCAGGCCAACCCAGCCCTTGTCTTAAACTGCATAACATGATTAATTAATATACAGCTTAAAAtacaaacccaaaataaaattcctgaaagcagcagtgttTCTAGTATGGCAGTAAGGACACAGTCAGTCCTTTCAGACTATGCACATAAATAAACATGCACTAACAAATTATGTCCTGGTTCAGAGAAGGCAGCAAGTGTAACAGAGTTTGTTGTTCCCCTTGGGGctcagcaggaacagcctgtaGGAGGAAAAAGATCCAAATCTATGTGTACAGATAGTTAAGTGTAAGGGAGTGCAAGAAAGCACTTAtgtcaggagcagcagaagaaagggCTCTTGGAATGGGAAAGGCAAGGTGGAGGAGGAAGTGAGAAAACAGATTTACCAACATGACTGAGCTGCTACTTAGGAATTTGCAGAATTGTGAAGAGAGTCAAGGGAAGAATTTTTGAGAATGAGACATGAAGAAACCATGACAAATGAACTTTGAAGTAGAAAAGCAGAGCTCCTCTTTGTGTGCTATGCACTGAATCAATAATTTTGATCACGGCACCTTCCCTCCAGGGTTGTTCAAAGGGTCTGGAATAGGACAATGGAAGTTCTGTTTCTATTTCCATAAAAGCTGTAAAATTCATAGAAGGCCCCAAGAACCCTAATTCATAATTCTTTGCTCTAGGTCCTATATTTCAGACAGAAACCATCATATAACCTATCCTGTCAAGTTATCACAATTGTAGGTTTGGTTGTTGGCCACCTAAGTACCAGATAAAGAATACAGGCAGTAAACAAGGAGAATTTGGGTCAGAAAAGGAGATGAGGAGCTAAAGAAATAAGGGACAGGAAGAGACAGGACCCTGCCTAAATATGGACGGGGATATAAAATTCCATTAAAGGAGGAAGGGGGAGTGCAAAAGAGAGTTTAACAAAGAAGTTAAACTGAGCCTGATAAGTATCAGGGGAGGGAGACATTACTGTTGCTATGATGATTTTTAATGGGGTTCTACCAGACAGTACTGTAGAACAAACATCAGGACCACTCCCTGGGCCTATGATTAAGCTTCCCAGCCTTTTTTTGCTAGGAGCAGAACAGTAGGATACTAGTGACTGAAAAAATGTCCTCAAGCAGAGAGATTTGAGAATCAGCTGGGAGATCTAAGATCTCCTGCTTCACGCTCAAGAGAAATAGCAGGTTCTGCCTGTGTCTGCTACAAAATCCAGGCCGAAGTCCTTGCTTGAGTCCCAGCTCTAGAAGCCAACAGTTGCTGCCTCTACAACAGCCACAGATTTCAGGGGAATTGTCCCTCTTAGCTTTCCCAAGAAAAGCTAGTGTGTCAATGCATCTACATCCAGACACATTAGCAACACAGACACAGATATTTTCCTTCAGTGCCTTTTGCAGCTGGATCCCAGCCTGGTTTGGCCCCCAATAGCAGTCactgcacaactccctgattGAACCTTCAGCTGAAGGTGGCTTCAGCAGGGCTTTAGCAGCAGTGTGCAGAAAACCTTTGCCAGACTCAGAACAGGTTCATAACAGGCCAGGAGCCAGGTCTGCAAATAAACTGGCAAGTTTCAGGCACTACTTGTCTGGTTGTGGCACAGATTAGAATCAGGCTGTTAATACGATACAGCTCTCTAGATATATATAATCACTGCACGTCTCAAAAATACAAGTTCCCCAAGAAAGCTCCAAGCTGTGGGAAGAGAGTCTTGTCATGGGAAATCACACATTTTCACCCCTTCAAGAGCCCTTGCTTGGTCCAACAGCAGGATGACAGCTAAGTTGAAGTGCATATACACAGCTGTGTAAGGAGATGGTCAGCAATACCTTCCTTCGGGGCTGAGCTTCTCCCTGCGCAGTTTAAGATCCGCCTCTTCCATGCTCTGTCTGCAGCGTGCCAGCTTTTCCTCCAATCCATCAATCTGAAAAACACCACACCAGTCACCATCATTTCTCCTCCCAGATTACAAGGACTCATTCCCATTCAGATGGTGGCAGCTCAGCCTGTACTCTAGCCCAGACAACTGTAATATCATCATCCTAGACACAGCCAATTGATACTGCCTATTGTGTGGCTGGCCAGCAACCTTTTGCTAGGATCTGATCCTGTTCCACCCTGTTCTAGTTTATTTACATGTGGGTCCACAAGCAAAGGTCTGATCTAAGGTATCTTTATGCAATTAGAGGATAAAAAGAGAGACACTGGCCTAAATCAAGCCTGAGTCTTGAGTCTTGATTTAGCACTGTGAATAGATGCAAAAATCTACAAAGCACCCTCAGCTGTCTGATTGgatgaagagggaaaaaaggcataCCTCCAATCTATTTTACCCAACTGTATCTACAACAGCAACAGGAGACTGCACAATATGCTCAAGACAGCATTCGCCACTGCCTCCTTCAACCTGTAGCAAGTGTTGGCAGCAACATGTTTCCCTGCACAAAAACACTGTTATCTCCTTGTGACTCTTCATCAAGTATCCTGACAGCCACCCCTATGTCTTCCTGTGGAGGGGAGTGCCACAGCTAAGCACAGGAGGGTTGATTTCCTTGTTCGCAGACTGCCCAGGAGGGAATCCTACCATGGGCAACGGTTCTGGGAATCATTCCTCTCTTCTGCCTGGCAACCACAGTGTGGACATCTCAAGAAAAACTTTTGTCTTTCAAGCTTGCTTCCAGCAGGGAAACAGTGAGATTACTCAGACAATATGAACACAACAACCTAGCCTAAAAGAAAACAGCCTCGGTGCACTAAGGTGGCAATGACCCCCTCTTTTGAGTTACTTATTGCAACACTTTCGCTGTGCCTGACTCTCCAGGAAAGGCTAAGGCTGGCAGCATGGCCTCCCTGTGGTGGGAGCCTCCACACACCACATGCTAAGAGGCAGCACACTCCCGGGTAAAGGTGGAATGAGCTGCCTGGACACCAGCCTCAGAAGCAGCCCAGAGCACAAACACACTCATAAAGCATAATAAGGGAAACAAAATCAAAGGTAGTGATTAATTATTGCTGCTTTGGGATCGGCTCTGTTCTGATCAGCTTCTGTTAATGAGCTCATTAACAATCTCATACCTTCTGCTCAGGAAAGGCAGGCACTATAACTAAGAGGGATGGGAGAGAAGGGGCTTGACATAAACCAGATCATGAAAAGAAGTTTAACCAGTCAGTTAAATAGTCTGGAAGGAGCACAGCAGaactggggagggggacacatACAACAAGGCTCAAATGAATCTTTGATTTATCAGCTAGCAATTTCAAAGTCATGGGTTATTAGGCAATTCTGCCAGTGCTCAAGATGCCAAACTCCCCAGAGGGACATGCACAGCTTCCTGAGCCCGAGGGAAACACTATGGCATATCACCTGATCCCAAAGCTTGGGAAACAGCACTTCTGTGTTTGGCAGTGCTTGGGTTTGCCTGGATAACTGTCCTCCTCCAGCTGTTAACCAGCTGTTCATCACTATGTCATCCACTACAACTCAGTCAGCATGATGCACTGCCCCAGTCTGCTTCAGGGCCAAGAAAGGACTTCACTCAGGCCAGCTCTGACCACACTTATCAGCAAGTTAATAGCAGGGTGTGGTACAGCAGAGGTGGGGTGTTGGTCCAGTCAAATTTAAGAATTACCATCTCCCTCACCAGTTCCTACCATTTGCAAATGGCTGTTTCTGCTCCCTTAGCTGTTGGAAACCCTTATTTGCACACACAGGAAAAGATGCTTCAGCATGTGTTACCTGGCTCCTCTTTAGCCTGTTAAATTATTACAGTGAACCATGCCTTCTctggaaatacattttaaaataatgttaaataaTACCTTAATGAATTAATGAGAGCTTTAGTTAGTCAGCTGCCAACCCCACCACTAAATTATCCATGCTACTGCACTCCAATTCTCTCCTCCAtgcctgctcctcctgctcagcTGGCAGTTGCTCTCACTATTACATTCTCTACCCATACTTCCCTCATTTCAAGAGACTTCATAAGAGTATATTCTGCCCAGCTTTgtc is part of the Poecile atricapillus isolate bPoeAtr1 chromosome 3, bPoeAtr1.hap1, whole genome shotgun sequence genome and encodes:
- the CCDC167 gene encoding coiled-coil domain-containing protein 167 isoform X4 → MFLTEWLKCGRIHSVNLTGHFSALKSFQIDGLEEKLARCRQSMEEADLKLRREKLSPEGRKSLERERNLLMTKADDYEKELSVLHKKNRKNAALAVAMALLIALIYACWTM
- the CCDC167 gene encoding coiled-coil domain-containing protein 167 isoform X6, with protein sequence MGRRRAGLSVAREIDGLEEKLARCRQSMEEADLKLRREKLSPEGRKSLERERNLLMTKADDYEKELSVLHKKNRKNAALAVAMALLIALIYACWTM
- the CCDC167 gene encoding coiled-coil domain-containing protein 167 isoform X5; translated protein: MPSKSMALTYQDSALPIVWIDGLEEKLARCRQSMEEADLKLRREKLSPEGRKSLERERNLLMTKADDYEKELSVLHKKNRKNAALAVAMALLIALIYACWTM